One window of Desulfarculus baarsii DSM 2075 genomic DNA carries:
- a CDS encoding single-stranded DNA-binding protein, protein MARGVNKVIILGNLGADPEMKYTANGTAVCNLRIATSEAFKGQDGNWQERTEWHRVVVYGKSAENCGQYLSKGRQVYIEGRLQTRSWDDQSGQKRWMTEVVAREVQFLGGGQQGGQGGGYGGQQGGQGGGYGGGYGQQQGGHPDDGFGGPPPSDDDIPF, encoded by the coding sequence ATGGCCCGCGGCGTCAACAAAGTGATCATTCTCGGCAACCTGGGCGCCGATCCCGAAATGAAGTATACCGCAAACGGCACGGCCGTCTGCAACCTGCGCATCGCCACCTCCGAGGCGTTCAAGGGCCAGGACGGCAACTGGCAGGAGCGCACCGAGTGGCACCGCGTGGTTGTCTACGGCAAAAGCGCGGAAAATTGCGGGCAATACCTCAGCAAGGGCCGCCAGGTTTATATTGAAGGCCGCCTGCAGACCCGCTCGTGGGACGACCAATCGGGTCAAAAACGCTGGATGACCGAGGTCGTCGCCCGCGAAGTGCAGTTCCTGGGCGGTGGCCAGCAGGGCGGCCAGGGTGGCGGTTATGGCGGCCAACAGGGCGGCCAGGGCGGTGGTTACGGCGGCGGCTATGGCCAACAGCAGGGCGGCCATCCCGACGACGGCTTCGGCGGGCCGCCACCCAGCGACGACGACATTCCGTTCTGA
- a CDS encoding lysophospholipid acyltransferase family protein → MAASPWLDWRKAARFLWSIWALGLGVGLLLFFSALVLAFSILGLGENFLAHVGRLWARLTVWLCGVPPKVHGQQNLAPGEHYVFACNHSSSVDIPVLQAILPTNFRWIAKVELFRFPIFGPAMRAVGYIPINRSSSREAIRSLQEAAARIAGGASVVIFPEGTRTSDGEVLPFKSGAFTLAIKSGRPVIPVFIHRSFEAMPPKSYIVSPGPVHVYFGAPLATDGLKTGDRDELAEKVRQAVIELQAQARAEHPLPAGAWFVAG, encoded by the coding sequence GTGGCGGCTTCGCCCTGGTTGGATTGGCGCAAGGCGGCCCGGTTTCTGTGGTCCATCTGGGCCCTGGGCCTGGGCGTGGGCTTGTTGCTGTTTTTCAGCGCGCTGGTTTTGGCTTTTTCCATCCTGGGCCTGGGCGAAAACTTCCTCGCCCACGTCGGCCGCCTCTGGGCCCGGCTGACGGTGTGGCTCTGCGGCGTGCCGCCAAAGGTCCATGGCCAGCAAAATCTGGCCCCGGGCGAGCACTACGTCTTTGCCTGCAACCACTCCTCGTCGGTGGACATCCCGGTGCTCCAGGCCATTTTGCCCACCAATTTCCGTTGGATAGCCAAGGTCGAGCTTTTCCGATTTCCCATCTTCGGCCCGGCCATGCGCGCGGTGGGCTATATCCCCATCAACCGCTCCTCCAGCCGTGAAGCCATCCGCAGCCTGCAAGAGGCCGCCGCGCGCATCGCCGGCGGGGCCAGCGTGGTGATCTTCCCCGAAGGCACCCGCACCAGCGACGGCGAGGTGTTGCCTTTCAAATCCGGCGCCTTCACCCTGGCCATCAAGAGCGGCCGGCCGGTGATTCCGGTCTTTATCCACCGCAGTTTCGAGGCCATGCCGCCCAAGAGCTACATTGTCTCACCGGGGCCGGTCCACGTCTATTTTGGCGCGCCGCTGGCCACCGACGGCCTGAAGACCGGCGACCGCGACGAGTTGGCCGAAAAGGTGCGTCAGGCCGTGATCGAACTGCAAGCCCAGGCCAGGGCCGAGCACCCCCTGCCGGCCGGCGCATGGTTCGTGGCCGGTTGA
- a CDS encoding DNA translocase FtsK produces the protein MTKRAGKSVALEGRREAALSWLRLAVALALLAVAAVLLTALAGYDPADPWRPDEAGAARNWLGPLGAVVAGVLYGGVGLLAWPAALALPLGGWLFWKGRGQVAMLPLCCGGLWALAGAGALLGQSGLTIAIQGQSLAVGGLAGQAAASGLTALAGAGGAWAAGGMALAGGAALIGHATWPLLGQALAWRPTSEPEAAPRTTPRPEPIIAPDKRPEPTPEPTPTPAVEPANAPALEPANAPALEPAPPRPRPQKPAAPAAGPRVVAPAPLEPPKPSTEAAPCRSENAAQRFALPSVELLRLPGEQHAQIDHDQLMEKSRLVESKLADYHVAGHVAEVAPGPVVTVFEFKPAPGVKISKVAGLADDLAMNLRAQSIRIVAPIPGKAAIGIEIPSAKRQKVFLRELLDSDHYRQAQSPLTVALGKDILGRPVIEDLCRMPHLLIAGATGAGKSVFINSLVLSILYKSTPDQVRLIMVDPKRIELSTYNDVPHLLHPIITSPKEATAGLRWAVAEMERRYTLLAAHGVRNIGSFNDKLRAEGLAAEPDGRLGGLAPDPERPARLTPLPHVLIIIDELADLMMVSSKDVEGLITRLAQMARASGIHLVLATQRPSVDVITGLIKANFPARISFQVSSRIDSRTILDQQGAEHLLGAGDMLFLHPSTPGLKRVHGAFVSDGEIEDVVEHWKNQGRPNYDESVVAAAEGDEDAAADGDDDVVDELYQDAVRLVRQSGQASISFVQRRLRVGYNRAARMIEQMEQDGVVGPSDGSRPREVLLRD, from the coding sequence ATGACCAAACGCGCTGGCAAATCCGTGGCCCTTGAAGGCAGGCGCGAGGCCGCGCTGTCGTGGCTGCGGCTGGCCGTGGCCCTGGCCCTGCTGGCCGTGGCCGCCGTGTTGCTGACGGCCCTGGCCGGCTATGATCCGGCCGACCCCTGGCGGCCCGACGAGGCGGGCGCGGCGCGCAACTGGCTGGGCCCGCTGGGCGCGGTGGTTGCCGGCGTCTTGTATGGCGGCGTTGGCCTGCTGGCCTGGCCAGCGGCGCTGGCCCTGCCCCTTGGCGGCTGGCTCTTTTGGAAAGGCCGCGGCCAAGTGGCGATGTTGCCGCTGTGCTGCGGCGGGCTGTGGGCCTTGGCCGGGGCCGGGGCCTTGCTGGGCCAGAGCGGTTTGACCATCGCCATCCAGGGCCAAAGCCTGGCCGTGGGCGGCTTGGCCGGCCAGGCGGCGGCGAGCGGCCTGACCGCCTTGGCGGGCGCTGGCGGCGCTTGGGCGGCCGGCGGGATGGCCTTGGCCGGCGGGGCGGCCCTGATCGGCCATGCGACCTGGCCGCTGCTGGGCCAGGCCCTGGCTTGGCGGCCAACGTCCGAGCCCGAAGCGGCCCCCCGCACCACGCCGCGGCCAGAACCAATTATCGCGCCCGACAAGCGGCCCGAACCAACGCCAGAACCAACGCCCACGCCAGCCGTCGAGCCCGCCAACGCGCCCGCGCTCGAACCCGCCAACGCGCCCGCGCTCGAACCCGCGCCGCCGCGCCCAAGGCCGCAAAAGCCGGCCGCACCGGCCGCCGGCCCCCGCGTGGTCGCCCCCGCGCCGCTTGAGCCGCCAAAACCAAGCACCGAGGCCGCGCCCTGCCGGAGCGAAAACGCCGCCCAACGCTTCGCGCTGCCGTCGGTTGAGCTGCTGCGCCTGCCCGGCGAACAGCACGCCCAGATCGATCACGACCAGCTCATGGAAAAATCGCGCCTGGTCGAATCCAAGCTGGCCGACTATCACGTGGCCGGCCACGTGGCCGAGGTGGCCCCTGGGCCGGTGGTCACGGTCTTCGAGTTCAAGCCGGCCCCCGGCGTCAAGATCAGCAAGGTCGCCGGCCTGGCCGACGACCTGGCCATGAACCTGCGGGCCCAGTCGATCCGCATCGTCGCGCCCATCCCCGGCAAGGCGGCCATCGGCATCGAGATCCCCAGCGCCAAGCGGCAGAAGGTTTTTCTGCGCGAGCTGCTCGACAGCGACCACTACCGCCAGGCCCAAAGCCCCCTCACCGTGGCCCTGGGCAAGGATATCCTGGGCCGGCCGGTCATCGAGGATCTCTGCCGCATGCCCCACCTGCTCATCGCCGGGGCCACCGGCGCGGGCAAGAGCGTGTTCATCAACTCGCTGGTGCTGTCGATCCTCTACAAATCCACGCCCGACCAGGTGCGCCTGATCATGGTCGACCCCAAGCGCATCGAGCTGTCGACCTACAACGACGTGCCCCATCTGCTGCACCCGATCATCACCAGCCCCAAGGAGGCCACCGCCGGCCTGCGCTGGGCCGTGGCCGAGATGGAGCGGCGCTACACCCTGCTGGCCGCCCACGGCGTGCGCAACATCGGCTCGTTCAACGACAAGCTGCGCGCCGAGGGCCTGGCCGCCGAGCCCGACGGCCGTCTGGGCGGCCTGGCCCCCGACCCCGAGCGGCCGGCCCGCCTGACCCCGCTGCCCCACGTGCTGATCATCATCGACGAACTGGCCGACTTGATGATGGTCAGCTCCAAGGACGTGGAGGGCCTGATCACCCGTCTGGCCCAGATGGCCCGGGCCTCGGGCATACATTTGGTGCTGGCCACCCAGCGGCCCAGCGTGGACGTGATCACCGGCCTGATCAAGGCCAACTTCCCGGCGCGCATCTCTTTCCAGGTCTCCAGCCGCATCGACAGCCGCACCATCCTCGACCAGCAGGGGGCCGAGCACCTGCTGGGAGCCGGCGACATGCTCTTTTTGCACCCCTCCACGCCGGGGCTCAAACGCGTCCACGGCGCGTTCGTCTCCGATGGCGAGATAGAAGACGTGGTCGAGCACTGGAAAAACCAGGGCCGGCCCAACTACGATGAAAGCGTGGTCGCCGCCGCCGAGGGCGACGAAGACGCGGCCGCCGACGGCGACGACGACGTGGTCGACGAACTGTACCAAGACGCCGTGCGCCTGGTGCGTCAGAGCGGCCAGGCCTCGATCTCCTTCGTGCAGCGGCGGCTGCGCGTGGGCTACAACCGGGCCGCGCGCATGATCGAGCAGATGGAGCAAGACGGCGTGGTGGGCCCCTCCGACGGCAGCCGGCCCCGCGAGGTGCTGCTGCGCGACTGA
- a CDS encoding YheT family hydrolase, whose amino-acid sequence MNSPAHAYAAPLLLRGPMIQSILASSRLRVRNGHAMDRGAREVIVDAGGGVRLLGYHSPQPGRSAKGLVILLHGWEGCQDSVYMLRTGRALYDQGYDVFRLNLRDHGESHRLNQGLFLGTLIEESHQGVRAVAGLAQGGPVFLAGFSMGGNFALRMSLRHGRSPIPGLRGVAAISPGVNPEVSTRLIDKITLMRLYFLKKWKRSLRLKQEAFPQVYDFSEVLACRTVMGMTEAMLARYTDYPSTSAYFSGYALMGEALGDLAAPTVIVTAADDPVIPADDFRAMTFNDQTELIIHDHGGHSGFVEGLGLASWYERWLPQWFASLAGK is encoded by the coding sequence ATGAACAGCCCAGCCCATGCCTACGCCGCCCCGCTTTTGTTGCGCGGGCCGATGATCCAATCCATCCTGGCCAGCAGCCGCCTGCGCGTGCGCAATGGCCACGCCATGGACCGCGGCGCCCGCGAGGTGATCGTCGACGCCGGCGGCGGCGTGCGCCTGCTGGGTTATCATTCGCCCCAGCCAGGCCGTTCGGCCAAGGGCCTGGTCATCTTGCTGCACGGCTGGGAAGGCTGCCAGGATTCGGTCTACATGCTGCGCACGGGCCGCGCGCTCTACGACCAGGGCTACGACGTGTTTCGGCTAAACCTGCGTGACCACGGCGAAAGTCATCGCCTCAACCAGGGCCTGTTTCTGGGTACGCTGATCGAGGAGTCGCACCAGGGCGTGCGGGCGGTGGCTGGCCTGGCCCAAGGCGGGCCGGTGTTTCTGGCCGGCTTTTCCATGGGCGGCAACTTCGCCCTGCGCATGAGCCTGCGCCACGGGCGGTCGCCCATCCCCGGGTTGCGCGGCGTGGCGGCCATCAGCCCCGGCGTCAACCCCGAGGTCTCGACCAGGCTCATCGATAAAATAACGCTCATGCGCTTGTATTTTCTGAAAAAATGGAAGCGTTCGCTGCGCCTTAAGCAGGAGGCCTTTCCCCAGGTCTATGATTTCTCCGAGGTGCTGGCCTGCCGAACCGTCATGGGCATGACCGAGGCCATGCTGGCCCGATACACCGACTATCCCTCGACCAGCGCCTATTTCAGCGGTTACGCCCTGATGGGCGAGGCCCTGGGCGATCTGGCCGCGCCCACGGTCATCGTCACCGCCGCCGACGACCCGGTCATCCCGGCGGACGATTTCCGGGCCATGACCTTCAACGACCAGACCGAGCTGATCATCCACGACCACGGCGGCCATTCGGGCTTTGTCGAGGGCCTGGGCCTGGCCTCGTGGTACGAGCGCTGGTTGCCCCAATGGTTCGCCAGCCTGGCCGGCAAATAA
- a CDS encoding 3-hydroxyacyl-CoA dehydrogenase family protein has protein sequence MTIDDVKNICVVGAGNMGHQIATLCAITGYKTTCTDVKPEILQKAEAFVDKYLPGRVAKGKLTEEQAKQARANLTFTSSLEDAAKDADYVIEAVIEVVDLKRRIFADLDRITPKHTILASNSSAIVSSRIADATSRPDKVVNLHFFNPALVMKLVEVVQGPHVSDETTKISMDLCLKLDKVPVHLKKEVNGFLLNRIFFAITKEAQWLLEMGVASYEDIDKACVYGAGHPMGPFRLQDLTGIDLAYIMGMENFRRTGDTSELPPPSLCERYFRGEYGEKTGKGWYDYSKKK, from the coding sequence ATGACCATTGATGACGTGAAAAACATCTGCGTCGTCGGCGCGGGCAACATGGGCCACCAGATCGCCACGCTCTGCGCCATCACCGGCTACAAAACCACCTGCACCGACGTCAAGCCCGAGATCCTGCAAAAGGCCGAGGCCTTTGTCGACAAATACTTGCCCGGCCGCGTGGCCAAGGGCAAGCTCACCGAGGAGCAGGCCAAACAGGCCCGGGCCAACCTCACCTTCACCAGCAGCCTGGAAGACGCCGCCAAGGACGCCGACTACGTCATCGAGGCGGTGATCGAGGTCGTCGATCTCAAGCGCCGCATCTTCGCCGACCTGGACCGCATCACGCCCAAGCACACCATCCTGGCCAGCAACAGCTCGGCCATCGTCAGCTCGCGCATTGCCGACGCCACCAGCCGGCCCGATAAAGTCGTCAACCTGCACTTCTTCAACCCGGCCCTGGTGATGAAGCTGGTGGAGGTGGTCCAAGGCCCCCACGTCTCCGACGAGACCACCAAGATCTCCATGGACCTGTGCCTCAAGCTGGACAAGGTGCCCGTGCACCTGAAAAAAGAGGTCAACGGCTTCCTGCTCAACCGCATTTTCTTCGCCATCACCAAAGAGGCCCAGTGGCTGTTGGAGATGGGCGTGGCCTCCTATGAGGACATCGACAAGGCTTGCGTCTACGGCGCGGGTCATCCCATGGGGCCCTTCCGCCTGCAAGACCTGACCGGCATCGACCTGGCCTACATCATGGGCATGGAAAACTTCCGCCGCACCGGCGACACCAGCGAACTGCCCCCGCCCAGCCTGTGCGAGCGCTACTTCCGCGGCGAATACGGCGAGAAGACCGGCAAGGGCTGGTACGACTACAGCAAAAAGAAATAG